The following DNA comes from Rhizobium sp. BT04.
TGCGGCACTCGGCCAGAATGGCTTCCTCGTCCAAAGGCTTGATGGTCGGCACGTGAAGCACCGCCGCGTCGACGCCGTCCTTGCGAAGCTCCTTGGCCGCCTCGAGCGCGCGCATCGTCATCAGCCCCGACGAAATGATCAGGGTGTCGCGCCCATCCCGCAGGAGTTTCGCTTTTCCGAGTTCGAACTGGTAATCATATTCGTCCAGCACAAGGGGAACATTGCCGCGCAGGAGCCGCATGTAGACGGGCCCCTTGTAGGCGGAGATCGCGGGCACCGCCTGCTCGATCTCGAGCGCGTCGCAGGGGTCGACGATCGTCAGGTTCGGCATGCCGCGGAACATGGCGATGTCTTCGGTGGCCTGATGGCTTGGCCCGTAGCCCGTGGTCAAGCCAGGCAGTGCACAGACGATCTTGACGTCAAGCATCTCCTCGGCCATCGCCAGGCAGATGAAGTCATATGCGCGCCGGGAGGCGAAGACTGCATATGTCGTGACCCATGGCTGGAAGCCTTCGCGCGCCATGCCCGCAGCCGACATCATCAGCAGCTGCTCGGCCATTCCCATCTGGTAGAAGCGGTCGGGATGCGCCGCCCGGAAGACATGAAGATCGGTGTATTTTGCAAGGTCTGCCGACATGCCGACGATCCGCTCATCCTTTTCCGCGAGCGCCGCCAACGTGTTTCCGAAAGGCGCCGGCTTCGTCGGCTGGTCGGCGCCCGCGATCGAGGCGATCATCGCCGAGGTCGTCAGCCGCGGCCGGTCGCTTCCCTGCGAAAGATGCGTCGGGCGGATGTATTTCGAGCGCCTCATGCGTCAACTCCCGCATCGATGATCCTGATTGCCTCGGCCCATTCGTCTGCCTCGACCCGGAGGAAGTGATTGCGCTCGCGAGCCTCGAGGAACGGGACACCTTTCGCCATTTTCGTGTCGCATATGATGATGCGCGGCTCCGGCCCAGCGTGAGTACGCGCGGCGTCGAATGCTTTGACCAGCGCGCTGATATCGTTGCCGTCGATCCGCTGGACGAACCAACCGAAGGCTTCGAACTTCGCAGCGAGCGGCTCGAAATTCAGGACGCCGAGCGAAGGGCCGTCCGCCTGCATCTGGTTGACGTCGACAATCCCGATAAGGTTGTCGAGCTTGTAGGAGCCGGCCGACATCGCCGCCTCCCAGGTCGAGCCTTCGTCGAGCTCGCCGTCAGAGAAGAGGTTGTATACGAAGGATTGCGACTTCTTGCGTTTGAGGGCGAGGCACATGCCGACGGCGATGCCGAGCCCGTGACCCAAAGAGCCGCCGGTGATTTCCATGCCCGGCGTGTAGGTGGCCATTCCGGACATCGGCAGCCTGCTTTCGTCGGTGCCGTATGTCTCCAATTCGTCCTCCGGGATGATCTTCGCCTCGATAAGGGCGGCATAGAGCGCGATCGCATAGTGTCCGATCGAAAGCAGGAACCTGTCGCGGCCCTCCCATTCCGGATCCTCCGGCCGGTAGTTTGTGGCATGGAAATAGGCGACGGCGAGCACGTCAGCCACGCCGAGGGCCTGGGCGATGTAGCCCTGGCCTTGGACCTCGCCCATTCGCAAAGCGTTGCGGCGAATTCGTCGCGCGCGCTCGGCAAGGCTGATGTTATGACCAATCTGGCTCATTCTTGAATAGCGCCTTTCAACGACACCGGGATTCCACTCGGCGATCAGTGGATCAGCATGCCGCCATTGACGTCGATTACGGCGCCGGTGACATAGGCGGACAGGTCGGATGCCAGGAACAGATAGATGTTGGCGACGTCGCTCGCTTCACCGAGCCTGCTCAAAGGAATGCCCTTGATGATATCAACCCGCATCTGGTCGGTAAGCTTTCCGCCGGTGATATCGGTCTGGATCAGTCCCGGCGTGACAGAGTTCACGCGGATGCCCGCAGGGCCGAACTCGCGAGCCATTGCCTTCGCGAGTCCGAGAACGCCGGCCTTGGCCGCGGAATAGTGTGGTCCGCCAAAAATCCCGCCGCCGCGCTGCGCCGAGACGGACGACATGCATGCAATCGAGCCGCCGCCTTGGTCGCGCATCTGCGGAATGAAGGCCTGGCTGAGAAAAAGTACGCCGGTCATGTTCACCGCGACGATGCGATCCCAATCCGCTTCGGAAATTTCCAGCGTCGTGACAGGCTGCGTTATACCGGCATTGTTGATCAAAGCATCGACGCGTCCGAACGTCGCGACCACAGCGTCGGCGGAAGCCACGCAGGACGCCTTATCGGCCACATCGCAACGCAGACCGATGTGGTCACCGCCGGCAACGGTCGGCAGGGTGGCGGCAGCTTCCTCGGCTGCGCCAGCGTCGATGTCGAGGATTGCCACTCTGGCCCCGTGTTCGGCGAAAAGCTGCGCGGTTGCACGGCCGATACCGCGCCTGCTTGCCGCGCCGGAAATGACCGCGGTCTTTCCTTCCAAAAGCATATGATCTCCTCCTGACGCTCTCCCGGCGTCCGGTTCTCTTCCCTGCAGCGATCGTCACTGCGACAGCCATAGTTCTGGCCGAACGGAGAGGAGTCATCAAACGCCAAGTTTACATCAGTAGATGAATCTGTTTCACTAATCGGATGCTCAATACGATCTCGCTTTCCGCCATGCGAATATTCGAAGCAGCCGCCAGGCTCGGTTCGTTTCGCCGAGCGGCAGAGGAGCTGAACTTGTCTCCGAGCGCTGTCAGCCATGCTATCGTGCGGTTGGAAAGCGATCTGGGGGCGAGTCTTTTCGAACGCAGCACAAGAAGCATTGCACTCACGCTTGCAGGTCAGACGCTGCTGCTGCACGCGTCGAACGCTTTCGAAGAGCTGCGGCGCGGTGTTGAACTTATTTCATCCAAAAAGGCTCAGCTGCTCCGACTGCACTGTGCACCGAGCTTCGCCGCACAAGTCCTTTCGCCGCGTCTGCCGGGTTTTCTCAAGGAGAATCCCGGCATCGAGGTAAGGGTCGCCGCCAGTACGAACTATGCCCGTTTCGTCGACAATCTGTTCGACGCGGACATCGTCTATGGCGAGCCGCAAAACCGCGACGATCTCATCGTGATCCCGTTGGGTGAGGAGCTTGTCTTTCCGATGTGCTCACCGGAGATAGCTCAGCGCCTCAAGTCTCCGCGCGACCTGCTGCGCCATCCCCTGATCAGAAGCGACCTGAAAAGGATACAGTGGATCGACTGGTTCGAAGCCAATCAGCTCGGCTCTCCGCCACCGCCCGCGATGAGTTTCGACAGAAGCTTTCTGGCCCTGGACGCTGCCGTCAACAGCCTGGGCGTGGCGCTCGAATCCAACGTCCTCGCCGCTCGCGAGCTCGAAAGTGGAAAACTCGTGCGGCCCTTTTCGGCAGGGTCTCGCGACAACAGGTATATCGGACATTACCTTGCCTATCCGAAGACCGGCACGCAGCGGCGACTGGCCCGAATTTTCGCAGATTGGCTCATACAGAACATGCACCGTTCGACTGCTGCCGTAGCAACCTTGTGAGGTTCGGCCGCTCGGCTTCGATCGAGATCGTCGTCAGCGACGGACACCGCACCGCGCTTTAGAGCATTTCCGTTTTTCTTCGAATCACGAAAATGCTCTAGCTCTTTGTTTTCACGCAATTCCTGACGCAAAACCGCTTCACACTTTTGCTGGAATTGCTCTAAAAGATGAGTTGCACCTTGCAGGCGACCGCGCGGTCGCCGGCGAGAATGAAAGCTGCATCGGCTTGTTCGAGTGGCAGGTTGTGGCTGATGATCGGGCGCACGTCGATCTTGCGGCTGGAGATCAGCTCCACGGCGGCGGCGAATTCCTCGTGGAAGCGCTGCGTTCCGTGAATGTGCAGCTCCTTGCCGACAATGGCGTTGAGAGGGATCGGGATCTCGCCTGTGACACCGACCTGCACGATCGTTCCGCGCGGCCTGATGGCGGCGATCGCGCTGCGGATCGCCGGGACGGCGGCCGAACATTCGAAAACGAGATCGAAATAACCCTTTCCCGCCTCGAATTCGGCAAGTGCGTGGGCATCCTTGGCGACGTTGATCGTGCGGCTGGCGCCCATCGCCTTGGCTCTGGTGAGCGCCGCATCGGCAAGATCCGTCACGACGATCTCGCTTGCACCGTGATAACAGGCGACGGCGACCATCAGCGCGCCGATCGGGCCGGCCCCGGTGACCAACACGCGTTTGCCGGCAATATCTCCTGCGCGCGATGCAGCGTGCAGGCAGACGGAGAGTGGCTCGCTGCAGGCCGCCTCTGCGGCAGTTGTCGCGGCGCCTGCCGCAAAGCATTGCCTGGCCGACACCACCAACCATTCCCGGAACATGCCCTGCTCATGCGGCAGGCGCATTGCGCTGCCCATGAAGCGCATGTCCAGGCAATGGATCGGCATTGCCTGGTCGCAATATTCGCAGTGCCCGCAAGGTTGACTGGGATTGACCGCCACCAGCGTACCGGCCTTCAGATCGACGCCTTCGCCGGCTTGGCTCACGGTCCCCGATGCCTCGTGGCCCGGTATGATCGGCTCGCGAACCCTGACCGGCCCGAAGCCGCCATCCTGATAATAGTGCAGATCGGAGCCGCAGATGCCTGCGGCCGCCATTTTGAGAAGGACCTCGCCGGGACCGGGGGCCGTAACCGCGGCGGTTTCGATCCTCAGATCGCCCTTTTGGTAAAGCCGTGCCAGACGTGTCTGCATTACTCCGCTCCTATCTCAGCAGTCCAAGCTGCTGCGGCAGCCACAGCGATATGGCCGGGACGAAGGTGATCAAGATCAGCGCCAGGAAGAGCGGCACCAGCCAGGGCAGGATTGCCATGGTCGTGCGTTCGACGGATAGTTTCGCGACCCGCGACAGCACGAAAAGCACCATGCCAAGCGGCGGGTGCAGCAGGCCGATCATCAGGTTCAGCGTCATGATGAGGCCGAACTGGACCGGATCGATCCCGAACTTCAGGACGATCGGCAGCAGGATCGGCACGAGGATGGTGATAGCTGCGATCGTATCCAGGAAGCAGCCGACGAACAGCATCAAGAGGTTCACCAGGATCAGGAAAACCCATTTGTTGTCGGTGATCGACAGGATCGCATCGGAGAGCAGCTGGGCCGCCTGGCTCACCGTCAGCAGCCAGGCGAAGACCGATGCCGCGGTGACGATGAAGAGAACCGATGCCGTCGTCTCGATCGTATCGAAGCTTGCCTTGGCGAGCGTCGAGGGCGTCATCGTGCGGTAGCGCACCAGGCCGAGGAATAGCGACCAGAGGACGGCAGCAACGGCGGCCTCCGTCGGCGTGAACCAGCCCATCGTCATGCCGCCGATCAGGATCACGGGTGTCATCAGCGCCATGACGGCGGAGAAGCGGAAATACCAGTCGAGCGCGAGAAGCCCGGCAAGGGCAAGTCCCGCCGCCGCATTCATCGATACGCCAGCTAACATCAGCAGATAGATGGCCACGGGCACCGCCAGGACGACGACGATTTCCAGTCCCGCCGACAGGAGCTGCCTGATATCGAACGGCGCGTCCGAGCCCCAGCGCTTCCAATAGGCGAAGGCGGCGACGGTGATCATCATCAACAGCGTCATGACGACGCCGGGCAGGATGCCGGCCATGAAAAGAGCGCCGATCGAGACGTTCGCCATCATCCCGTAAATCACGAAAGGCAGCGATGGCGGGAAGATCGGCCCGAGCGTGGCCGAAGCCGCCGTCACGCCGACCGCCGCCTCGACCGGATAGCCGTGATCCTTCATCGCCTTGATCTCGATCGTACCGATACCCGCCGCATCGGCAAGCGCGGTGCCGGACATGCCGGAGAAGATGACGGAACCGATGATGTTGACCTGGGCGAGACCGCCCTTCATCCAGCCGACCAGCGCGACGGCAAAAGAATAGATGCGGCCGGTGACGCCGGCCGAATTCATCAGATTGCCCGCAAGGATGAAGAAGGGGACGGCGAGCAGCGGGAAGCTTTCGACGCCGGCGATCATGCGCTGGGCGACGATGATGTCGGGCGCGACGCCGTAGAGGACGATGTAAAGCACGGAGGCCACGGCCATCGAGATGGCGACAGGCACGCCGACCAGCATCAGCACCAGAAACGAGCCAAGAAGCAGCAGCATCGGATCACCCCTCGATGGTCTGGAATTCTTCGGGGCGCTCCAGAACGGAGTAGCCGCGGCGGATATTGGCGACGAAGACGATGATCGCGCGGATTAGCATCAGCGCGAAGGCGACGAGAACGGAGTAGAAGACGATGTTGCGCGGCAGGTCGATGGTGACCATCTGCTCGTCGGCGACGATGTCGACATAACGCCACATCAGATGGCAGCCATAGGCGAAGAAGCCGATGCGGACGATATCGACGAAGGTGGCGAGCACGCGCGCCAGGCCTGCAGGCATATAGTGATAGAACACATCCACCTGGATATGCCGCGAGGTGCGTACACACATGACGGAACCCAGAAAGACGACGCCGATCAGGCAGTTGATCGCGATTTCCTCGGTCCATGCGTAGCTGTCGTTCAGCACATAACGCGTGAAGAACTGCAGGAAGACGCAACCCGCCATCAGCCAGAAGACGATCAGCGTGATCCAGTCTTCGATGGCATAATCCGAGACGTTTGCGGTCGGCGCGTGTCCTTCGAATTCGTGGCCGATCTCCTCGGCCGTGATGGGGGTGTGAATTTCTTGCGACATGATCGGCCTTGTTTGGGTTGGGGAAGAAGGGCCCGGCGTGTGGGGCGCGTGCCCTTCGTGTCGACATCGTCTTGCGCTCGGCGGCGCCTGCCCCTCATCCGGCTGCCGCCACCTTCTCCCCGTAAACGGGGCGAAGGGGATATGCCGCGACCTCTCCGTCCCCCGCCCACCTCTCGCAGGGCACGTCCCCTCGCCCCGTTTTTACGGGGAGAGGGTTAGGGTGAGGGGCAACCGTCATTGCCAGGCTTTACTGGATCGCGCGGATTGCTTCCCAATCGGCCTTCTCGTAACCGAAGTCCTCGAACTTGACCTTTTCCATTACGGCCTTTTCGAAATCGGCCTTGTCGACCTCGGCGACGTTCAGGCCCTTTTCCTTGAAGGTCGCAATAAGACCGTTTTCCTTGCCGGCGATCGTCTTGCTCGTGCGCTCGGCCGCCTCCTGCATGACCTCGCCGAAGATCTTCTTGTCTTCGTCGGAAAGGCTTGCCCACCGCGTCTTCGAGACCACGGTGTTGAGATGATCGACGATGTGGCCGGTGAGGATGATGTTCTTCTGGACTTCGTAGAATTTCTTCGCCTCGATCGTCGTCAGCGGGTTTTCCTGCGCCTCGACCGTGCCGTTCTGCAAAGCGAGATAGACTTCGGCAAAAGCGATCGGTGTGGTGTTGGCGCCGCAGGCGCGCGGCATGGCGAGATAGGCCGGAACGTCGGGCACGCGGATCTTCAAGCCCTGCATGTCGGCGCATTTGGCGATCGGCTTGTTTGATGTCGTGTGGCGCGTGCCGTAATAGCTGACGGCGGCGATGTGGTTGCCGGTCTTGTCTTCATAGCCTTTGGCAAGGCGCTTGAAGACATCGCTCTTCGTATAGGCGATCAGGTGATCGGGACCGCGGAAAATATAAGGGAAGTAGGTGACGCCGATCGGCTTGTAGTCGCGGGCCGCGAAGCTCGAACCCGAGATGATGATATCGACCGTCCCGAGCTTGAGGCCCTGGTTGATATCGGCTTCCTTACCGAGCTGCGAGGCCGGGTAAACCTCGATCTTGTAACGCCCGTCGGTGCGCTTGTTGATCTCTTCCGCAGCCCAGACGGAATCCGTGTGGAAGGGCTCGGACGTTTCATAGACATGCGCCCATTTCAGCACGGTCTCGGCATGCGCGATCGCGCTGCTCGCCATGATCGCGGCTGCGGCGCACAGTATCGTTGCCAGTCTCTTCTTCATCGCTCTCTCCTCCGAGCTTATGTTTAAGTCTTGGTCGTTCCTTTCGCGGGCCGCTTGCTGCGGCCGCGCTCCTCCTCTCCCGAAAACTCCTCCCCGAAGCTCTCGGAAAACCTCTTCTGCGACATGGTGAGATGGGCGCGCATGGCGGCCTTCGCGCCCGCGGCATCGCCGACGGCGATTGCGTCGCGAATGGCCCGATGCTCATCCACGGCGCTGCGCCATGTGCCCGGCCCCTCGAAATGGCTCGCGAGCTGCGCGAAATAGGGGGTCATGCGCATGTCGAACATCTCGCCCGTCACCCGTATCAACGTCGCATTGCCGACGATGGCGGCGATGCCGGTGTGGAAGGCGCGATCGGCGGTAAGTACGGCGCTTGCATCATTGACAACGCCGCTCATGCGCATCAGCGCTTCATCGAGCAAAGCGATATCCTCAGGCCTGGCGCGGCCTGCGGCCTCTTCGGCAATGGCGCATTCGATGATGGCGCGCGCCTGCAGCAGCTCGAAAGGCCCCTCCACCGGCTCGCGCTCGGCTCCGGCCACATCAGCGGCATGCTGGCGCACCACATAGATGCCGGATCCCATGCGGATATTGACCAGGCCTTCGACCTCCAGGACGATCAGCGCCTCGCGCACGGTCGGGCGCGACACCGACAATTGCTCGGCCAGGTCACGCTCGGCCGGCAACCGTCGGCCGATGGCAAGCTCGCCGCTGGCGATCATCAAGCGGATCTGGTCCGCCACCTGCCGATAGAGGCGGCGTGATTCAACAGGCGAAAACATCGTGGCCTCCCCGGCGGCTTCTCCTCAAGCACGCAGCTGGTCAACTGGCCTGACCAATTCGCACAGAGGTACCATCCCGTGAGCTGTGCGTCAATCCGCCGCATAAACGTTAAACAGGAAAGCCACAGGCTGGGAACCTTGGTGATTTGGACAGAGCGGCTATCGTGCCGGCTTCAGCCCTCCGGAAAACTTAGATCCCGGCATACCATTCGTAGCCGCGATCCTCCCAGAAGCCGCCATTGCCGCCATAAATCTGGCCGAGGCCTGCCACCGCCTCGATGCGGGTCAGATATTTCGCCTGCTTATAACCGAGCTGCCGCTCGACCCTAAGCCTCAGCGGCGCGCCATGCGCCACTTCCAGGTCGCGTCCATTCATCGAATAGGCAAGGATCGTCTGCGGATGGAAGGCATCGACCAGATCGATACTCTCATAATACCAGCCGGTACCATCCAGCGTCTTTTCATATTCATCGGCGCAGTGGAACACGATGTAGCGCGCCTGGGGTTTCAGCCCGACCGATTGCAGCAGGGCGCCGAGCGGCAGGCCCGTCCATTTGCCGATCGCGCTCCAGCCTTCGACGCAGTCGTGTCGGGTGATCTGGGTGCGCGACGGCATCGTCTTCAGCTGCGCGAGCGAGAATTGCGACGGCTTTTCCACCAATCCGCCGACATCAAGTCTCCAGGTCGAGAACTGCCGGCTCATCCAGTCGAGATATTGCGGATTGTCAGGCATGCTGGTGCCGTTCGAGCGAAAGACCGGCGACAGATCGGCCTCGCTGAATTCACGGGCCAATGCCTTGTCGCCGAGCAGCAAGCGCTGCGCCTTCATGCTGAAACCCTCGGCGACCTTCAGAACCGACTTCGTCCGGTCGCTTTCGACCAATGCGTCGCATCCGCTTAGTCCCAAAGCAGAGGCGGTCAGGGTCGAGCCGATCAGGAAGCGGCGGCGGGTGATCAGGCGGCTCATTGTCTGTCTCCCTGTTCGATGGCGTAGTAGCCGGTGATCATTGACCGCAGATTGTTGAAGACACCCGACAGGATCACCATGGCGACATGCACCACGACGAAGGCGACGAGCGAAAAGGCGGTGAGGAAATGGAGGGTGCGGGCCGATTGCCGCCCACCGAAGACATCGAGCAGCCAGGGCGCCACGGCGTTGAAGCCCGGCGACATGGTGAGCCCCGTCGCGACCATCAACGGCAGCAGCAGGAAGATCACCAGGAGATAGGTCAGCTTCTGCAGCGTGTTGTAGTGCCGCGCTTCGGGGCCTTTCGGAAAGCGCAGCCTGATATGATTGACGATTTCATGACCGAGATGCGCGGGTCTGAGCTCGTTGCCGCTCGGAGCGAGATCCCGGCGGAAATGCCGGCTGACCAGTCCGTAGACGAGATAGGCAAGGCCGTTGAGGACGAAGAGCCAGGCAAAAAAGAAATGCCAGCGCCGGCCGGCCGACAGGTCCTGATAGCTTGGTACCGTGACCCAGCTTGGGAACCCCCTGGCTGTCGCTTCACCATCGACATTCGAGAGACCGAGCAAGCCTGTCGTATCGAAGGTGAGCGAACCCAAATGCGTCAGCCCCTTCACTTGGTCGCCATCGTCGACGGCTTCCATGGAAATGAAGGAAGGGTCGTTGTCGGCGCCATACTGGCCCCAATAAAGTGCGGGATGCGCATTGAATATCTGCAGGCCGCTGAACAGCAGCACCGTGAGGCAAAGCACATTCACCCAATGCGACAGGCGGACGGCAAGGCTGTGGCGGTAGATAAGTGTGCGGCCGGTTTTCGCGCCGGCATCGATCATCGCCATGATAGTTCTCCGGATGAAGAGACATTTCGAGAAGAGAAGACGCGACCGCCGCGGATAAAGTTTCAGCGGCCGCGCAGATCTGAAAAACGCCTATTTCATCGCGTCGCAGGTCTTCATCATGTCGGCCTTTTTCATCGCATCCTTCTCCATGCCGGCCTTATGAGTGCAGTCCGCCTTGGTGGCCGATGTCTTCATGGCGTCCTTCGACATCGCGTCGCTCTGCATAGTGTCCTTCTTCATCGAATCGGACTTCATGGCGTCCTCAGCCGACACCACGCCGGCGAGCGAAAGGCCGACGATGAAGGAGCAGGCTGCAAGGCTGGAAACAAGTTTGGTCATGGAACTCTCCTGGAATCGGATTGTCGTGTCCGCCGGCGGCCTGCCGATGGCTCACATCAGCCCATTCGAGCGAGTGTGGGGATGCGTTACAGCTTCACGCGCATGTGATAGAGCTGTGATGCCGATATTGTTTTTGATCTTCTGTAACCGATTGGCTGTTTTTCCGAATGAACTCTCTGACAGCATGACAACCGCCCGTTCGGAAGAAGCCCTGAAAGCCTTGATGCTTCTCTCCCTTGACGGGGACGAGGCGGCCTATCGGCGTTTGCTGACGGTCTTGCGCGCGCTGCTTGTTGGTTATTACAGCCGCCGGATGGCTGCGGCGACGAAGGCGGATATGGAGGACTTGGTCCAGGAGACATTGCTGGCACTGCATTCCCGCCGATTCACCTACGACCGAAACAGACCTTTCACGGCATGGTTCTTCTCGATCGCCCGCTACAAGCTGATCGACCATCACCGCGGCCACGGTGGACGCAGGCTTGGTGAGACCGAGCTTGGCGAGGAGATCGAAAGCGACTTCAGCGAGGACACACTGACGGCGCGTATGGATGTCGAGCGGCTGCTCGACGGCTTGCCGCTGAAGCAGCAGGAACTGATCCGGCAGGTAAAACTCGAGGGCCAATCGGTCGCCGACACCGCAACCCGCACCGGCCAGTCCGAATCGGCGGTGAAAGTCGGCATCCACCGGGCGCTCAAGGCGCTCGGAGAGAGATTGCGAGGCGCATCGTGACAAAGACGGACGACATCATCGAAAGCCTGGTAAGCGACCTGAAGCCGGTGCCGCGCCATGCGCTGTGGCGCCGCTTCGCGCTTGGCCTCTTGCCGGCCCTCGGGCTCTCGCTGCTGCTGATGCTGGCCATTC
Coding sequences within:
- a CDS encoding transketolase family protein; this translates as MRRSKYIRPTHLSQGSDRPRLTTSAMIASIAGADQPTKPAPFGNTLAALAEKDERIVGMSADLAKYTDLHVFRAAHPDRFYQMGMAEQLLMMSAAGMAREGFQPWVTTYAVFASRRAYDFICLAMAEEMLDVKIVCALPGLTTGYGPSHQATEDIAMFRGMPNLTIVDPCDALEIEQAVPAISAYKGPVYMRLLRGNVPLVLDEYDYQFELGKAKLLRDGRDTLIISSGLMTMRALEAAKELRKDGVDAAVLHVPTIKPLDEEAILAECRKSGRLVVVAENHTVIGGLGEAVAGTLLRAGVAPAAFRQIALPDQFLEAGALPTLHDQYGLATSRVTSSIRSWLGT
- a CDS encoding transketolase, whose product is MSQIGHNISLAERARRIRRNALRMGEVQGQGYIAQALGVADVLAVAYFHATNYRPEDPEWEGRDRFLLSIGHYAIALYAALIEAKIIPEDELETYGTDESRLPMSGMATYTPGMEITGGSLGHGLGIAVGMCLALKRKKSQSFVYNLFSDGELDEGSTWEAAMSAGSYKLDNLIGIVDVNQMQADGPSLGVLNFEPLAAKFEAFGWFVQRIDGNDISALVKAFDAARTHAGPEPRIIICDTKMAKGVPFLEARERNHFLRVEADEWAEAIRIIDAGVDA
- a CDS encoding SDR family NAD(P)-dependent oxidoreductase; the encoded protein is MLLEGKTAVISGAASRRGIGRATAQLFAEHGARVAILDIDAGAAEEAAATLPTVAGGDHIGLRCDVADKASCVASADAVVATFGRVDALINNAGITQPVTTLEISEADWDRIVAVNMTGVLFLSQAFIPQMRDQGGGSIACMSSVSAQRGGGIFGGPHYSAAKAGVLGLAKAMAREFGPAGIRVNSVTPGLIQTDITGGKLTDQMRVDIIKGIPLSRLGEASDVANIYLFLASDLSAYVTGAVIDVNGGMLIH
- a CDS encoding LysR substrate-binding domain-containing protein, with product MLNTISLSAMRIFEAAARLGSFRRAAEELNLSPSAVSHAIVRLESDLGASLFERSTRSIALTLAGQTLLLHASNAFEELRRGVELISSKKAQLLRLHCAPSFAAQVLSPRLPGFLKENPGIEVRVAASTNYARFVDNLFDADIVYGEPQNRDDLIVIPLGEELVFPMCSPEIAQRLKSPRDLLRHPLIRSDLKRIQWIDWFEANQLGSPPPPAMSFDRSFLALDAAVNSLGVALESNVLAARELESGKLVRPFSAGSRDNRYIGHYLAYPKTGTQRRLARIFADWLIQNMHRSTAAVATL
- a CDS encoding L-idonate 5-dehydrogenase, whose protein sequence is MQTRLARLYQKGDLRIETAAVTAPGPGEVLLKMAAAGICGSDLHYYQDGGFGPVRVREPIIPGHEASGTVSQAGEGVDLKAGTLVAVNPSQPCGHCEYCDQAMPIHCLDMRFMGSAMRLPHEQGMFREWLVVSARQCFAAGAATTAAEAACSEPLSVCLHAASRAGDIAGKRVLVTGAGPIGALMVAVACYHGASEIVVTDLADAALTRAKAMGASRTINVAKDAHALAEFEAGKGYFDLVFECSAAVPAIRSAIAAIRPRGTIVQVGVTGEIPIPLNAIVGKELHIHGTQRFHEEFAAAVELISSRKIDVRPIISHNLPLEQADAAFILAGDRAVACKVQLIF
- a CDS encoding TRAP transporter large permease produces the protein MLLLLGSFLVLMLVGVPVAISMAVASVLYIVLYGVAPDIIVAQRMIAGVESFPLLAVPFFILAGNLMNSAGVTGRIYSFAVALVGWMKGGLAQVNIIGSVIFSGMSGTALADAAGIGTIEIKAMKDHGYPVEAAVGVTAASATLGPIFPPSLPFVIYGMMANVSIGALFMAGILPGVVMTLLMMITVAAFAYWKRWGSDAPFDIRQLLSAGLEIVVVLAVPVAIYLLMLAGVSMNAAAGLALAGLLALDWYFRFSAVMALMTPVILIGGMTMGWFTPTEAAVAAVLWSLFLGLVRYRTMTPSTLAKASFDTIETTASVLFIVTAASVFAWLLTVSQAAQLLSDAILSITDNKWVFLILVNLLMLFVGCFLDTIAAITILVPILLPIVLKFGIDPVQFGLIMTLNLMIGLLHPPLGMVLFVLSRVAKLSVERTTMAILPWLVPLFLALILITFVPAISLWLPQQLGLLR
- a CDS encoding TRAP transporter small permease, with protein sequence MSQEIHTPITAEEIGHEFEGHAPTANVSDYAIEDWITLIVFWLMAGCVFLQFFTRYVLNDSYAWTEEIAINCLIGVVFLGSVMCVRTSRHIQVDVFYHYMPAGLARVLATFVDIVRIGFFAYGCHLMWRYVDIVADEQMVTIDLPRNIVFYSVLVAFALMLIRAIIVFVANIRRGYSVLERPEEFQTIEG
- a CDS encoding sialic acid TRAP transporter substrate-binding protein SiaP, which codes for MKKRLATILCAAAAIMASSAIAHAETVLKWAHVYETSEPFHTDSVWAAEEINKRTDGRYKIEVYPASQLGKEADINQGLKLGTVDIIISGSSFAARDYKPIGVTYFPYIFRGPDHLIAYTKSDVFKRLAKGYEDKTGNHIAAVSYYGTRHTTSNKPIAKCADMQGLKIRVPDVPAYLAMPRACGANTTPIAFAEVYLALQNGTVEAQENPLTTIEAKKFYEVQKNIILTGHIVDHLNTVVSKTRWASLSDEDKKIFGEVMQEAAERTSKTIAGKENGLIATFKEKGLNVAEVDKADFEKAVMEKVKFEDFGYEKADWEAIRAIQ
- a CDS encoding FadR/GntR family transcriptional regulator gives rise to the protein MFSPVESRRLYRQVADQIRLMIASGELAIGRRLPAERDLAEQLSVSRPTVREALIVLEVEGLVNIRMGSGIYVVRQHAADVAGAEREPVEGPFELLQARAIIECAIAEEAAGRARPEDIALLDEALMRMSGVVNDASAVLTADRAFHTGIAAIVGNATLIRVTGEMFDMRMTPYFAQLASHFEGPGTWRSAVDEHRAIRDAIAVGDAAGAKAAMRAHLTMSQKRFSESFGEEFSGEEERGRSKRPAKGTTKT
- a CDS encoding molybdopterin-binding protein, yielding MSRLITRRRFLIGSTLTASALGLSGCDALVESDRTKSVLKVAEGFSMKAQRLLLGDKALAREFSEADLSPVFRSNGTSMPDNPQYLDWMSRQFSTWRLDVGGLVEKPSQFSLAQLKTMPSRTQITRHDCVEGWSAIGKWTGLPLGALLQSVGLKPQARYIVFHCADEYEKTLDGTGWYYESIDLVDAFHPQTILAYSMNGRDLEVAHGAPLRLRVERQLGYKQAKYLTRIEAVAGLGQIYGGNGGFWEDRGYEWYAGI
- a CDS encoding cytochrome b/b6 domain-containing protein, producing MAMIDAGAKTGRTLIYRHSLAVRLSHWVNVLCLTVLLFSGLQIFNAHPALYWGQYGADNDPSFISMEAVDDGDQVKGLTHLGSLTFDTTGLLGLSNVDGEATARGFPSWVTVPSYQDLSAGRRWHFFFAWLFVLNGLAYLVYGLVSRHFRRDLAPSGNELRPAHLGHEIVNHIRLRFPKGPEARHYNTLQKLTYLLVIFLLLPLMVATGLTMSPGFNAVAPWLLDVFGGRQSARTLHFLTAFSLVAFVVVHVAMVILSGVFNNLRSMITGYYAIEQGDRQ
- a CDS encoding pentapeptide MXKDX repeat protein, whose product is MTKLVSSLAACSFIVGLSLAGVVSAEDAMKSDSMKKDTMQSDAMSKDAMKTSATKADCTHKAGMEKDAMKKADMMKTCDAMK